The DNA window AATCTTTCCACCGAAATCCGCCCAGAACACCGCTTTGTTGAACTGCGTTTAAAAGTCATCGATACGGGTAATGAAGTTTCATGGGTTCGCATTCGGGATATCTCGATGATCCGCGAGGTGAAACCATGATCCGGCTACCATTTTCCGGACAGACTGCGAAGCAAGCCCTTAAACTGGCAGAAAGCGGCTTGGAACCAAAGCGAACGGCTGTGGCTCAAGCGGATGCAGCGCGCAACCGCGGAGACTGGCAAACCGCTGCCACGTTTTACAGGCAAGCTGTTGCTGACAATCCTGCCAGAACGGATCTGCTGGTACAGCTTGGACATAGCGAAAAAGAGGCAGGGAATTATGATCAGGCCGAGACGGCCTATCGCAAATACCAAGGTCTCCATCCGCGCGATGTGGATATACATGTGCAACTTGGCCATTTGTTCAATCGAAAAGGCGACCTGAAGACAGCTTTCATCTGGTATGAGAAGGCTCTCAAACTTTCTCCTGATGATCTGGAGATCGCGCGGCATGTGAATATCGCCCGCAACGGTTCCAGCAGGCCGGGTCTTGAACAGAACCGGCGCGACGCCATGCGCCTTGTTGAAGAAAACAATT is part of the Phyllobacterium sp. T1293 genome and encodes:
- a CDS encoding tetratricopeptide repeat protein yields the protein MIRLPFSGQTAKQALKLAESGLEPKRTAVAQADAARNRGDWQTAATFYRQAVADNPARTDLLVQLGHSEKEAGNYDQAETAYRKYQGLHPRDVDIHVQLGHLFNRKGDLKTAFIWYEKALKLSPDDLEIARHVNIARNGSSRPGLEQNRRDAMRLVEENNWSKARAALRELVVENGQIDMIAVYANVTKEDGDFDEASKLYGQYRDYATAFNPDSLEDVEVQLGHLHKITGDYRSALTFYIKARNLQFERMGYVDSTSPYEREIQGCISEIYTCF